One part of the Desulfovibrio sp. genome encodes these proteins:
- a CDS encoding glycosyl transferase family protein — protein MPYVLLFLQIILSGLGIVFLISGIDELFIDCVYLIYKAYRKIFISRKYSPLTESQLLSIPEKPIAIMIPCWDESDVIRRMLDNTIRTVTYSNYQIFVGTYPNDPQTQREVALASEVYGNVNRIVCPKDGPTNKADCLNWIYAGIRHYEKEHGVEFAIYVMNDSEDIAHPLYLKLFNYLIPRCDMVQLPVFPMVLRWWNFTAGHYADEFAENHARDMLVREILSKSVPSAGVGSGYSRRALELLAADSNNQLFNIDSLTEDYDFGMRMRKFGLRQIFVRQVLQRQSVRTSWLTGKRHAVTKREYIVIREFFPRTFTMAVRQKSRWIMGIALQGWASIGWQGDFWTRYMLFRDRKGLITNIVSMTANALVPVFLLIWLYFQLMPDVYNYPPIVERDTWLWHLMQVNLFFFFWRSFCRMMYVYVVYGIGEAVLSFPRLIWGNVINFAATMRAFKLYARYLLTGKVIAWDKTDHIYPSEADLMAYRRKLGDLMLDRRFITTSQLDAALARQKESGRPLGQVLLDMGMTTEDNLVQILGQQFHLETRDIDPFMTPMDALTAIPRQMALANSAFPLEIKPTGELAVAVENPPSQQAITEMEQAAGRAIVLYLVTKSDLAYALRFGFDRITAARESETLQLVQKIKDTNLLTNEQIDNAYRQQRKTYARLGDVLIQENMLQYKDLKEAEARYFTTRNSNERFGVFLVINGYITQDQLVQALSLQKSSCASLQDILLQLGYVSQKDLDALADKPVASENGHV, from the coding sequence ATGCCCTATGTATTGCTTTTTCTCCAGATCATACTGTCTGGACTGGGCATCGTTTTTTTAATAAGCGGTATTGATGAGCTGTTTATTGACTGTGTATATCTAATATATAAAGCCTACAGAAAGATTTTTATCAGCCGCAAATATTCTCCGCTTACGGAATCACAGCTTCTCTCCATACCAGAAAAGCCCATTGCCATAATGATTCCTTGCTGGGATGAATCTGACGTTATCCGGCGCATGCTTGATAATACAATAAGAACTGTCACCTACTCCAACTATCAGATTTTTGTCGGCACATACCCCAATGATCCCCAGACCCAACGCGAGGTGGCACTGGCAAGCGAAGTTTATGGCAACGTAAACAGAATCGTATGCCCCAAGGATGGCCCCACCAACAAGGCCGACTGCCTGAACTGGATTTACGCGGGCATTCGTCACTATGAAAAAGAGCATGGCGTAGAATTTGCCATCTACGTGATGAATGATTCAGAAGACATTGCGCATCCATTATATCTCAAGCTTTTCAACTACCTCATTCCACGCTGCGACATGGTGCAGCTTCCTGTTTTTCCCATGGTATTGCGCTGGTGGAACTTTACCGCCGGGCATTATGCAGACGAATTTGCCGAAAACCACGCGCGCGACATGCTTGTGCGCGAAATTTTGAGCAAATCCGTGCCGTCAGCTGGTGTCGGCAGCGGGTACAGCCGCCGCGCCCTTGAGCTGCTTGCTGCAGATTCCAACAACCAGCTTTTCAACATTGATTCTCTTACCGAAGATTATGATTTCGGCATGCGGATGCGCAAATTTGGCCTGCGACAGATTTTTGTGCGGCAGGTCTTGCAGCGTCAGTCAGTACGCACCAGCTGGCTTACCGGAAAACGCCATGCGGTCACCAAGCGGGAATATATTGTTATCAGGGAATTTTTTCCCCGAACATTCACCATGGCAGTACGGCAAAAGTCGCGCTGGATCATGGGTATTGCGCTTCAGGGCTGGGCGAGCATTGGCTGGCAGGGAGATTTCTGGACGCGCTACATGCTGTTTCGGGACAGAAAGGGGTTGATCACAAATATCGTCAGCATGACGGCAAATGCCCTTGTGCCCGTGTTTCTTCTTATCTGGCTGTATTTTCAGCTCATGCCAGATGTCTACAATTACCCGCCCATTGTCGAACGCGACACGTGGCTCTGGCACCTGATGCAGGTAAACCTGTTCTTTTTCTTTTGGCGTTCGTTCTGCCGCATGATGTACGTATACGTGGTGTACGGCATCGGGGAGGCGGTCTTATCCTTCCCCCGGCTCATCTGGGGCAATGTCATCAACTTTGCGGCCACAATGAGGGCCTTCAAGCTCTATGCCCGCTATCTGCTGACCGGCAAGGTCATTGCCTGGGACAAAACAGATCACATCTATCCCTCTGAGGCAGACCTGATGGCTTACCGGCGCAAGCTGGGCGACCTCATGCTGGACAGACGTTTTATCACCACCTCGCAACTTGACGCAGCACTGGCAAGGCAAAAAGAATCTGGCCGTCCTTTGGGGCAGGTTTTGCTCGACATGGGCATGACCACCGAGGACAATCTGGTTCAGATTCTGGGCCAGCAGTTTCATCTTGAGACAAGGGACATTGATCCTTTCATGACGCCCATGGATGCGCTGACGGCCATTCCCCGCCAGATGGCTTTGGCCAACAGCGCCTTTCCCCTTGAAATAAAGCCGACTGGCGAGCTCGCCGTGGCGGTCGAAAATCCGCCATCGCAGCAGGCTATTACAGAGATGGAGCAGGCTGCTGGCCGTGCAATAGTGCTTTACCTGGTTACAAAGAGCGATCTGGCATACGCCCTGCGATTCGGATTTGACCGCATCACCGCCGCCCGCGAGTCCGAGACGCTCCAGCTGGTGCAAAAAATCAAGGATACCAACCTGCTGACAAACGAGCAGATAGATAACGCCTACCGTCAACAGCGCAAAACATACGCCCGGCTGGGTGACGTGCTGATTCAGGAAAACATGCTGCAATACAAAGACCTGAAGGAAGCCGAGGCGCGCTATTTTACCACTCGCAACTCCAATGAAAGGTTTGGCGTGTTTCTGGTCATAAATGGGTACATCACCCAGGATCAGCTTGTGCAGGCCCTTTCGCTGCAGAAGTCCTCGTGTGCGAGCTTGCAGGATATTCTGCTTCAGCTTGGCTACGTATCGCAAAAAGACCTTGATGCCCTTGCAGATAAGCCTGTCGCCAGCGAGAATGGCCATGTCTGA
- a CDS encoding tetratricopeptide repeat protein: protein MSDIRAQPTEMRQNPNRRLWRWSIAALLILWSVAAVSPAVAADAPQQNAPEKKSQGFLQDRLNHLKSYPHLDMAYRRLTQGKLEEAAKEFQQYLDLRPDDAKARYDYMNLLFRMEKHAEALAQIEGLPDADSNYALQQLKASIYIKQRRTEDAFKAYRKALNLAGNDAEKLTVLQSLAFLSQENGSLDQASQYIVQARAIAPRNTLLLQKQATIASMMGNKAEAARLAIELTSIDPSPQNRTILANSLFATGQFALAAEEYAQLTDNNSQMLLNAGLSFAAAHEDARAAQYLEKYIQDIAPRQSSEGLLALGNVYTSMGEGAQAARAYSQYLGMATKPHQKAAALLALGNAYAAAGDAQKAYETYDAAQSLSEEFSPAEKSQLYMALGLTALATASPSLAVKPLQTALPLQENPQNIKLALQSLAQAHTSLGNLQEAAAAWRAAAASPGATAQEAARCDENLGYILTALGDHANARKAFARAVAAGNPHWELMLALAQADFATGHLNDALEHFEKAEQLRSSPGTRLALGHTYERLGKLGLAIINFQSVAAHIHTLPVAQQYEYYKGMGYLYSAESRYDAAAEAYSKALSLRRDEATAINLGRALRLSNQLDAARQTLESVNAHVLDTDMRLLQLSELAAIASAQQRHDDEDALLQEALTLKDTGDLNFRLASVKRKKNEPPDAIRLYRKSVEQNDSGSTWAALGFALSDNKQFGAAAEAFEAAIQKNDGLTPLWEELGYAYMHDSQNSRAAEAFKRAIDNALAQADATAEDSEAAAEKTYRLRKEVTKLQTHFTTTAYLSYVPGATGSSSWSGGDSSRTVRSGGGVEMAWIPPFFGLRDDRILQVIGRVSASLDQNNSFSFDEKSWQGAVGLRYKPFQSQNLSVGVERLFHIGRNAEDNWLFRAMYSWADGLDLKPGKPYWNYSFVYGEYDYFADYNARSTVYGEARQGITFNLHDKWLVSPHVVGDFRLVEPDRDQDSLAEFGAGVSLRYMLPAFAYEAPRSSVEFLLQYKYGTLFHALSNDKNNNISSVFLTTIITF from the coding sequence ATGTCTGACATCAGAGCGCAACCCACTGAAATGCGACAAAACCCCAATCGGCGGCTTTGGCGTTGGAGCATTGCAGCCCTGCTGATACTGTGGTCTGTGGCTGCGGTATCACCTGCGGTGGCAGCCGATGCACCGCAGCAAAATGCACCAGAGAAAAAATCACAGGGTTTTCTGCAAGACCGGCTGAATCATCTCAAAAGCTACCCGCATCTGGACATGGCATACCGCAGGCTGACTCAGGGAAAGCTTGAAGAGGCGGCAAAGGAATTCCAGCAGTACCTTGACCTGCGTCCAGACGATGCCAAGGCTCGATACGACTACATGAATCTTCTTTTCCGCATGGAAAAGCACGCAGAAGCACTGGCCCAGATCGAGGGCCTGCCCGATGCGGATTCAAATTATGCCCTGCAGCAGCTCAAGGCATCCATCTATATCAAGCAGAGGCGCACGGAAGATGCCTTCAAGGCGTACCGCAAGGCACTGAACCTGGCGGGCAACGACGCTGAAAAACTCACGGTTCTTCAATCACTGGCCTTCTTGAGCCAGGAAAACGGTTCGCTGGATCAGGCCAGCCAGTACATTGTCCAGGCACGGGCCATCGCTCCGCGCAATACGCTGCTACTGCAGAAACAGGCCACCATCGCCAGCATGATGGGCAACAAGGCTGAGGCCGCACGGTTGGCCATAGAACTGACGAGCATTGATCCCTCGCCACAAAACCGCACCATCCTTGCCAACAGCCTCTTTGCCACAGGGCAGTTTGCCCTGGCAGCAGAGGAATATGCGCAGCTGACCGACAACAACAGCCAGATGCTGCTCAACGCGGGTCTGAGCTTTGCGGCCGCGCATGAGGATGCCCGCGCTGCGCAGTATCTTGAAAAATACATTCAGGATATCGCCCCCCGGCAAAGTAGCGAGGGCCTGCTGGCATTGGGCAACGTATACACCTCTATGGGCGAAGGCGCTCAGGCGGCGCGCGCATACAGCCAGTATCTGGGTATGGCCACCAAGCCGCATCAAAAGGCTGCCGCCCTGCTGGCACTGGGCAATGCTTACGCCGCGGCTGGCGATGCCCAGAAAGCTTATGAAACTTACGATGCGGCCCAATCACTGTCAGAAGAATTTTCGCCAGCAGAAAAATCCCAGCTGTATATGGCGCTGGGTCTGACGGCGCTGGCCACAGCCTCGCCTTCGCTGGCCGTAAAGCCGCTTCAGACCGCTCTACCTTTGCAGGAAAACCCGCAAAACATAAAACTTGCGCTGCAATCACTTGCACAGGCCCACACTTCGCTGGGCAACCTGCAGGAGGCTGCCGCAGCCTGGCGGGCCGCAGCGGCAAGCCCCGGCGCGACAGCTCAGGAAGCAGCACGGTGCGATGAAAACCTCGGTTACATTCTGACTGCCCTCGGCGACCATGCAAACGCACGCAAGGCCTTTGCCCGCGCTGTGGCCGCTGGCAATCCCCACTGGGAACTTATGCTGGCGCTGGCCCAGGCAGACTTTGCCACAGGGCACCTGAACGACGCTCTGGAGCATTTTGAAAAAGCGGAACAACTGCGCTCGTCACCAGGCACCAGACTAGCCCTGGGGCACACCTATGAACGGCTGGGTAAACTGGGGCTGGCGATCATCAACTTTCAGAGTGTCGCAGCCCATATACACACCCTGCCTGTGGCGCAGCAGTATGAATATTACAAGGGCATGGGCTACCTGTATTCGGCAGAATCACGGTACGATGCCGCCGCCGAGGCCTACAGCAAAGCACTGTCACTGCGCCGTGACGAGGCAACAGCCATCAATCTGGGCCGTGCGCTACGTCTGTCAAACCAGCTCGATGCTGCCCGGCAAACGCTGGAATCCGTAAACGCCCACGTACTCGATACGGACATGCGCCTGCTGCAGCTTTCTGAACTGGCGGCCATTGCCAGTGCCCAGCAGCGCCATGACGATGAAGATGCCCTGCTGCAGGAAGCTCTGACTCTGAAGGATACTGGCGACCTCAATTTCCGTCTGGCCAGTGTAAAACGTAAAAAAAATGAGCCGCCCGACGCCATCCGCCTCTACCGCAAATCAGTGGAGCAGAATGATTCCGGTTCTACCTGGGCAGCTCTTGGCTTTGCGCTGAGCGACAATAAACAGTTTGGCGCGGCGGCCGAAGCCTTTGAGGCAGCAATACAGAAAAACGACGGGCTCACCCCGCTTTGGGAAGAACTCGGCTACGCCTACATGCACGATTCACAAAACAGCCGTGCGGCCGAGGCCTTCAAACGCGCCATAGACAATGCCCTGGCCCAGGCCGATGCCACTGCCGAAGACAGCGAGGCTGCCGCCGAAAAAACATACAGGCTGCGCAAGGAAGTCACCAAACTGCAGACGCATTTTACCACAACTGCCTATCTCTCCTATGTGCCTGGTGCCACGGGCAGCTCCAGCTGGTCTGGCGGCGATTCATCACGCACGGTGCGGTCTGGCGGCGGTGTCGAAATGGCCTGGATTCCGCCCTTCTTCGGTCTGCGCGACGACCGCATATTGCAGGTCATAGGTCGCGTAAGTGCAAGCCTTGATCAGAACAATTCGTTTTCATTCGACGAAAAGTCATGGCAGGGCGCAGTGGGCCTGCGCTACAAACCTTTTCAAAGCCAGAACCTCAGCGTAGGGGTTGAGCGGCTGTTCCACATTGGCAGAAATGCCGAAGACAACTGGCTTTTCAGGGCCATGTATTCCTGGGCCGACGGCCTCGACCTGAAGCCCGGCAAGCCCTACTGGAACTACTCGTTCGTATATGGCGAGTACGACTACTTTGCCGATTACAATGCCCGCAGCACCGTTTACGGCGAGGCAAGACAAGGCATTACCTTTAACCTGCACGACAAATGGCTGGTTTCTCCCCATGTGGTCGGCGATTTCAGGCTGGTCGAACCAGACCGGGATCAGGATTCGCTGGCCGAATTTGGCGCAGGCGTTTCGCTGCGCTACATGTTGCCCGCATTTGCCTATGAAGCACCGCGGTCTTCGGTAGAATTTTTACTGCAATACAAGTATGGAACACTCTTTCACGCGCTGAGCAACGACAAGAATAACAATATCAGCTCTGTGTTCCTTACGACAATTATTACTTTTTAA
- a CDS encoding DUF4434 domain-containing protein, translated as MNKIRFLLTFILAFALFSSSSASAKDSAPRFTGTFVQLWDTHATWDSTRWNGLFASLRAIGVTEVIVQWTATQASGAQTSAPQTNPAQTQGMETGRTASAPVQLHPALPLLLQAAEAQHMQIVLGLVHDPAYWDKIKAEPDIVRYYLRQLRNTSLNTARAALLLPGSKNVVSGFYIPQEIDDKSWLEPERQEALVDCLASLRAGLQTVAPGLPVAISGFSNAFAEPAILEQFWLTVLKKSGIERILFQDGVGVHKLRIQETGLFMAAVSRAAQKADGILTPVVETFRQVDGPPINDKPFRAVPASLSALQRQMAIAAAQPHTGIVAFSLPEYCSPYGIKGAADLYAQYKASFRR; from the coding sequence ATGAACAAAATACGCTTCCTGCTGACTTTCATACTGGCGTTCGCACTTTTTTCGTCAAGTTCGGCCAGCGCAAAGGACAGCGCGCCACGCTTTACGGGCACCTTTGTACAGCTGTGGGATACCCACGCCACATGGGACAGCACCCGCTGGAACGGTCTGTTTGCCTCGCTGCGAGCCATTGGTGTTACAGAAGTTATTGTCCAATGGACAGCTACCCAGGCCAGCGGCGCCCAAACCAGTGCGCCCCAGACCAACCCGGCGCAAACACAAGGCATGGAAACCGGCCGCACCGCGTCCGCCCCGGTACAGCTGCATCCGGCCCTGCCCCTGTTGCTGCAGGCAGCCGAAGCGCAGCACATGCAGATAGTGCTGGGCCTTGTGCATGACCCGGCTTACTGGGATAAAATCAAGGCCGAACCGGATATCGTGCGCTACTACCTGCGTCAGCTGCGCAATACCAGCCTGAATACCGCCCGCGCCGCCCTTTTACTGCCCGGCAGTAAGAATGTGGTCAGCGGTTTTTATATTCCGCAGGAAATTGACGATAAAAGCTGGCTTGAGCCAGAGCGTCAGGAAGCTCTTGTAGACTGTCTGGCCAGCCTGAGGGCAGGCCTGCAGACAGTGGCCCCCGGCTTGCCGGTAGCCATATCGGGCTTTTCCAACGCTTTTGCCGAACCGGCCATTCTGGAGCAATTTTGGCTGACTGTTCTGAAAAAATCCGGCATTGAGCGAATTCTGTTTCAGGATGGAGTGGGCGTGCACAAGCTGCGCATACAGGAAACAGGCCTGTTCATGGCAGCAGTATCGCGCGCCGCGCAAAAAGCTGACGGAATCCTGACCCCGGTGGTCGAAACCTTCCGTCAGGTTGACGGCCCCCCGATCAACGACAAACCCTTTCGTGCTGTGCCCGCAAGTCTTTCGGCTCTGCAACGGCAGATGGCCATTGCAGCGGCGCAGCCCCACACGGGCATTGTGGCGTTCAGCCTGCCCGAATACTGCTCGCCCTATGGAATAAAGGGCGCAGCCGACCTGTACGCACAGTACAAGGCGTCCTTTCGCCGATAG
- the wecB gene encoding UDP-N-acetylglucosamine 2-epimerase (non-hydrolyzing) — MSSKPVLILVGTRPEAIKMSPIILRLQQSTVLRPVICSTGQHKEMLSQTLADFNISPDIELAVMQPGQTLMGLAGRLFLGLEKTLGEIDPACILVQGDTTTAYAGAVCGFYARIPVGHVEAGLRSGDMYAPYPEEFNRKGISLAATWHFAPTQGAADNLLQEGVAADKILVSGNTVVDALMCMRDAIKQTPPPLPEAIENIIRNNGQYVLVTGHRRENFGQGMEDICSAIATLARLHPKCFFVYPVHLNPQVKSVVEQRLASLPNVVLTAPRGYRSFLRLLDNCLFVLSDSGGIQEESPSFGKRVLVMRDRTERPEGVAAGFCRLVGTSKEKIVAAAEELFALSATSAQLGPNPYGDGNAAERIVAMIEKNLA; from the coding sequence ATGAGCTCAAAACCAGTTCTCATCCTTGTGGGCACTCGCCCCGAAGCCATAAAAATGTCCCCCATCATATTGCGTCTCCAGCAATCCACCGTGCTGCGACCTGTCATCTGCTCTACCGGCCAGCATAAAGAGATGCTGAGCCAGACACTGGCCGACTTCAACATAAGCCCAGATATAGAACTGGCTGTGATGCAGCCAGGGCAAACCCTCATGGGGCTTGCCGGCAGGTTGTTTCTGGGGCTGGAAAAAACGCTTGGCGAGATTGACCCTGCGTGCATTCTTGTACAGGGCGATACAACAACTGCCTATGCAGGCGCTGTATGTGGTTTTTATGCAAGAATCCCCGTCGGTCATGTGGAGGCGGGGCTTAGGTCGGGCGACATGTATGCCCCCTACCCGGAAGAATTCAATCGCAAGGGTATAAGTCTGGCAGCCACATGGCATTTTGCCCCCACGCAGGGAGCAGCAGACAATTTGCTGCAGGAAGGCGTTGCCGCCGATAAAATTCTGGTCTCCGGCAACACCGTTGTAGATGCATTGATGTGCATGCGCGATGCAATAAAGCAAACACCGCCGCCTTTGCCCGAGGCCATTGAAAACATCATTCGCAACAACGGGCAATACGTGCTTGTTACCGGTCACCGCAGAGAAAACTTTGGACAGGGCATGGAAGACATATGCTCTGCCATCGCAACTCTGGCCCGCTTGCACCCCAAGTGCTTCTTCGTATACCCCGTCCATCTCAATCCGCAGGTAAAAAGCGTTGTGGAGCAACGCCTGGCTAGCCTGCCCAATGTGGTGCTCACAGCGCCTCGCGGATACCGCTCGTTTTTACGCCTGCTGGATAACTGTCTGTTCGTCTTGAGCGATTCTGGCGGTATTCAGGAAGAATCGCCCTCTTTCGGCAAACGGGTACTGGTAATGCGCGACCGCACAGAACGCCCCGAGGGTGTAGCTGCTGGATTTTGCCGTCTGGTGGGCACCTCAAAAGAGAAAATCGTTGCTGCGGCCGAAGAACTTTTTGCATTGTCCGCTACTTCTGCCCAGCTGGGCCCCAATCCCTACGGAGACGGCAACGCTGCGGAACGCATAGTGGCAATGATTGAAAAAAATCTTGCCTGA
- a CDS encoding DUF1641 domain-containing protein, translated as MTPEDKILERLEAIEERLGDLQASKENSRMLLEQLTPIGNHAFRLMLEEMETLNGRVTLDDILDLCRKGLLTVPRITWLLDQLENATDLWQILHPALAPTFPHIIEKMGEWESNGVFAKMSAAKSAGGNLLNSMSPDDIAKMGEGLVFLTSLLQRLADPGLQAKITTLIGVLGEIDTANVKPTGMLGMVSALRSAEGRQTLGLLVEVINKAGKCAEQKASR; from the coding sequence ATGACACCTGAAGATAAAATTCTTGAGCGGCTGGAAGCTATTGAAGAGAGGCTCGGCGATCTTCAAGCCAGCAAGGAAAACAGCCGGATGCTGCTGGAGCAGCTGACGCCCATCGGGAACCATGCTTTCCGCCTCATGCTTGAAGAGATGGAAACCCTCAACGGCAGGGTTACGCTCGACGACATACTGGATCTGTGCAGAAAGGGTCTGCTGACTGTTCCCAGAATTACGTGGCTGCTGGATCAGCTGGAGAACGCCACAGACCTTTGGCAGATACTTCATCCCGCGCTTGCCCCCACGTTTCCGCACATCATTGAAAAGATGGGCGAGTGGGAAAGCAACGGCGTGTTTGCAAAAATGTCTGCGGCCAAAAGCGCGGGCGGTAATCTGCTGAATTCCATGAGCCCTGATGACATTGCCAAAATGGGCGAAGGTCTCGTTTTCCTGACCAGCCTGCTGCAGCGTCTTGCCGATCCCGGCCTGCAGGCCAAAATCACGACGCTGATTGGGGTATTGGGCGAAATCGATACGGCAAATGTAAAGCCTACCGGCATGTTGGGCATGGTTTCGGCCTTGCGCAGCGCTGAAGGCAGGCAGACTCTGGGCCTGCTTGTAGAAGTGATAAATAAAGCCGGTAAATGCGCGGAGCAGAAGGCTTCCCGATAA